The proteins below are encoded in one region of Aphelocoma coerulescens isolate FSJ_1873_10779 chromosome 4, UR_Acoe_1.0, whole genome shotgun sequence:
- the RELL1 gene encoding RELT-like protein 1, with protein sequence MAPAATGGIPPTAPSLGLTGDWLGSSSALDGEVPGVLSSHGLQTTTLTTKTDGNDGKAEHLEYIAFALVPVFFIMGLLGILICHVLKKKGYRCTTEAEEVEEEKLDEKIEMNETMHENSDTVGQIVNYIMKNEANADVLKAMVADSSVFEPESPPTSPESPMSPGTPLSPGVVPFRHSCKGHHFHTVGGVVEKDVCTRCSHKRWHLIKPAQKSKENRRSRIGEVTVLSVGRFRVTKVDHKSNSKERKSLMSVTGVESVNGEMPATPAKQEGSEAPASPVKQEMQERKSSE encoded by the exons ATGGAGAGGTTCCCGGGGTTTTGTCAAGCCATGGCTTACAGACAACTACTTTGACAACTAAAACGGATGGCAATGATGGCAAGGCTGAACACCTAGAGTATATTGCCTTTGCTTTGGTTCCTGTTTTCTTCATCATGGGTCTCTTGGGGATCCTTATCTGCCATGTCCTTAAGAAAAAAGGATATCGTTGTACAACAGAGGCTGAAGaagtagaagaagaaaaacttgaTGAAAAAATAG AAATGAATGAAACTATGCATGAGAATAGTGACACTGTGGGACAAATTGTTAACTACATCATGAAAAATGAAG CAAATGCTGATGTGTTAAAGGCCATGGTAGCAGATAGCAGTGTCTTTGAACCTGAAAG CCCACCTACCTCTCCTGAGAGTCCAATGAGTCCGGGGACTCCTTTGTCACCGGGTGTTGTTCCGTTCAGACACAGCTGCAAAGGTCATCACTTCCATACTGTTGGAGGAGTGGTAGAAAAGGATGTTTGTACTCGCTGTAGTCACAAACGATGGCACCTTATAAAACCAGCTCAAAAATCTAAAGAGAACAGAAGAAGTCGTATTGGAGAAGTTACAGTCCTTTCTGTGGGAAG ATTTCGAGTCACCAAAGTGGATCACAAGTCAAACTCCAAAGAACGGAAAAGCTTGATGTCCGTTACTGGCGTGGAGAGTGTCAATGGTGAGATGCCTGCCACACCTGCGAAACAGGAAGGGAGCGAAGCACCCGCCTCCCCTGTGAAACAGGAAATGCAAGAGAGGAAAAGCTCAGAGTAA